The Christiangramia flava JLT2011 genome has a segment encoding these proteins:
- a CDS encoding SIMPL domain-containing protein: MKFIGALIFSVAIVIAAYFLGHAYVSRANPDGVISVTGAGSENFTSDLIVWEGTFSRMNQNLEQAYNQLNRDKETVRQYLLGKGIKDDNIVFNSVNTMEQRENQYQNGNYVGSYFKGYELTQSVKIESNDVENIEQVSREITELLNKGVQFNSQPPRYYYSKLADLKLAMISKATEDARLRAEKIAENSGGKLGELKSANMGVFQITGQNSGEDFSWSGAYNTNDKKKTASITMRLEYEID, encoded by the coding sequence ATGAAATTTATCGGAGCCCTCATTTTTTCAGTCGCTATTGTGATTGCCGCCTACTTTCTTGGCCATGCCTATGTTTCCCGCGCCAATCCAGACGGCGTCATTTCCGTGACCGGTGCGGGTTCAGAAAACTTTACTTCAGATCTGATCGTTTGGGAAGGCACGTTCAGCCGGATGAACCAGAACCTGGAACAGGCTTATAACCAACTTAACCGTGATAAGGAAACGGTAAGGCAATACCTGCTGGGGAAAGGCATCAAAGATGACAACATCGTATTTAATTCGGTCAATACGATGGAGCAACGCGAAAATCAGTACCAGAACGGGAATTACGTGGGCAGTTATTTCAAAGGTTATGAGCTTACTCAAAGTGTCAAAATCGAATCGAACGACGTGGAAAATATCGAACAGGTTTCCCGCGAGATCACCGAGCTGCTGAACAAAGGAGTGCAGTTCAATTCCCAGCCGCCACGATATTACTATTCAAAACTGGCCGATCTCAAGCTTGCCATGATCTCAAAAGCTACTGAAGACGCGCGACTAAGAGCCGAAAAGATCGCCGAGAACAGCGGCGGAAAACTCGGTGAGCTGAAAAGTGCCAATATGGGCGTTTTCCAGATCACCGGCCAGAACAGCGGTGAAGATTTTAGCTGGAGCGGTGCTTACAACACGAACGATAAAAAGAAAACCGCATCTATTACGATGCGGCTGGAATATGAAATAGACTGA
- the guaA gene encoding glutamine-hydrolyzing GMP synthase yields the protein MQNNVLILDFGSQYTQLIARRVRELNIYCEIYPFSKVPEDLSGFKAVILSGSPFSVRAENAPHPDLSRIRGKLPLLAVCYGAQYLAHFNGGKVEPSGSREYGRANLSVIKDAEELFAGIKENSQVWMSHSDTIIDLPENAVRLASTTDVLNAAYRIEGEQTYAIQFHPEVYHSTDGKQLLENFLVHIAGTAQSWTPGAFVDLTVDELKEKIGNQKVVLGLSGGVDSTVAAVLLNKAIGDQLYCIFVNNGLLRKDEFESVLHQYKDMGLNVKGVDASARFLDALKGLSDPELKRKAIGNTFIDVFDDEAHSIQDVVFLAQGTIYPDVIESVSVNGPSVTIKSHHNVGGLPEKMKLKVVEPLRMLFKDEVRRVGAELGIAKELLGRHPFPGPGLAIRILGDITAEKVRILQEVDHIFIQGLRDWMLYDKVWQAGAILLPVQSVGVMGDERTYEQVVALRAVESTDGMTADWVNLPYEFLQKTSNTIINRVKGVNRVVYDISSKPPATIEWE from the coding sequence ATGCAAAACAACGTCCTCATCCTCGATTTTGGTTCTCAGTACACCCAACTCATCGCGCGAAGAGTAAGAGAACTCAATATTTACTGTGAAATTTATCCATTTTCAAAAGTACCAGAAGACCTTTCCGGTTTTAAAGCGGTCATCCTTTCAGGAAGTCCGTTCTCGGTAAGAGCAGAAAATGCACCCCATCCAGATCTTTCCAGGATTCGCGGGAAACTGCCTCTGCTGGCCGTTTGCTATGGTGCGCAATATCTGGCTCATTTCAACGGCGGAAAAGTAGAACCTTCGGGTAGCCGGGAATACGGCCGTGCCAACCTTTCCGTTATTAAAGATGCGGAAGAACTGTTTGCGGGAATTAAAGAGAATTCGCAGGTTTGGATGAGTCATAGTGATACGATCATTGACCTTCCGGAAAATGCGGTACGCCTTGCCAGTACTACTGATGTATTGAACGCTGCTTACCGTATTGAAGGAGAACAGACCTACGCCATCCAGTTTCATCCTGAAGTTTATCATTCTACCGATGGAAAACAGCTGCTTGAAAACTTCCTGGTTCACATCGCTGGAACAGCACAAAGCTGGACGCCGGGAGCCTTCGTGGACCTTACTGTAGATGAGCTGAAGGAAAAGATCGGGAACCAGAAAGTGGTCCTTGGATTAAGCGGAGGTGTAGATTCCACTGTTGCCGCGGTTTTGTTAAACAAGGCCATTGGGGACCAGCTTTATTGTATCTTCGTGAATAACGGCCTACTGAGAAAAGATGAGTTTGAAAGCGTTTTGCACCAGTATAAGGATATGGGGCTGAACGTAAAAGGTGTCGATGCTTCGGCACGTTTTTTGGATGCGCTGAAAGGCCTTTCCGATCCGGAACTGAAGCGTAAAGCGATCGGGAATACGTTTATTGATGTTTTTGATGATGAAGCTCATTCCATTCAGGACGTGGTTTTCCTGGCTCAGGGAACGATCTATCCGGACGTGATCGAATCGGTTTCTGTAAACGGACCTTCCGTAACGATCAAATCACACCATAATGTGGGTGGTTTACCCGAAAAAATGAAGCTGAAAGTAGTGGAGCCGCTGAGAATGCTTTTTAAAGATGAGGTACGTAGAGTAGGAGCTGAACTGGGAATCGCCAAAGAATTATTAGGAAGACACCCGTTCCCGGGACCAGGTCTTGCGATCCGTATTCTTGGAGATATCACAGCGGAAAAAGTTCGTATCCTTCAGGAAGTAGACCATATCTTTATCCAGGGCCTACGTGACTGGATGTTGTATGATAAAGTATGGCAGGCAGGAGCGATTCTTCTACCAGTTCAATCTGTAGGAGTGATGGGAGATGAGCGAACCTATGAGCAGGTGGTCGCTTTAAGGGCCGTAGAATCGACTGATGGAATGACTGCAGACTGGGTGAATTTACCCTATGAATTCCTTCAAAAGACGTCTAATACAATAATCAACCGGGTAAAAGGCGTTAATAGAGTGGTGTATGACATCAGTTCCAAGCCGCCGGCGACCATCGAATGGGAGTAA
- a CDS encoding PBP1 and LysM peptidoglycan-binding domain-containing protein, protein MRYLIVICFLLGMYSSSARAQEYKYHTVEKGETVFSISQKYHLDEEDIYKYNPDAKEGISINEKLVIPINDSEKTASGNNKAEFVEHKVQKKETLYSLSKEYNVRIDDIKRFNKQLYSKELQMGETIRIPVAGTTAAAVATGNVNSNPVSVPYKTTGSKPVQDRKTREHIVLPKETKFGIARKYGMTVEELDDLNPMVEMLQPGMMIRVGTNVLKDEPVIITDERFRFYEVQKQETLFSLSQRFGVTQDSLKRLNPALQDGLKYGMVLKVPTKENPDAVLTSNDPAKASKKMDLKNEIRNRSTKNIAVMLPYHTEKVEIDSLASYKDLILKEKVTRVSLDFYSGILMAVEDAAKMGISTNLKVYDTKRNPGEVANILNMNDFSGTDVVIGPLVKQTAEAAASRLQSKNIPVISPLSSSEMYNYSNLFQARPTDKVLENAMLEYIAKNSAGKNIIVVADGKHFKVRDELSSRMPSARFVSPSDNFVGDQKLAAVMAAGPNWVILESDNINVVSSTTAALNRLAREHDITLLTTDKNDAFESDLISNNHLGKLKLHYPSVDKEYNLESDNEFIRRYQERFGNEPERFAMRGYDLTMDVLLRLASSEDLYESFNQYPGYTEYYENKFHYIPNMNGGFSNDAVYILQLDEQLNISEANGNNF, encoded by the coding sequence ATGAGATACCTAATTGTAATTTGTTTCCTACTGGGAATGTACTCGAGTTCTGCCCGGGCCCAGGAGTATAAATATCATACCGTTGAAAAGGGGGAGACGGTCTTCAGTATTTCTCAGAAGTATCACCTGGACGAGGAAGATATTTACAAATACAATCCCGATGCGAAAGAAGGGATCTCGATCAATGAAAAGCTGGTAATTCCTATAAATGATTCTGAAAAAACTGCGTCAGGTAACAACAAAGCCGAATTCGTAGAGCATAAAGTTCAGAAAAAGGAAACGTTATACAGCCTTTCCAAAGAATACAATGTTCGCATAGACGATATCAAACGCTTCAACAAGCAGCTGTACAGCAAGGAACTCCAGATGGGTGAAACGATCAGGATCCCGGTGGCGGGAACCACGGCTGCCGCGGTAGCAACCGGAAATGTGAATAGCAATCCCGTAAGCGTCCCTTACAAAACTACCGGCAGCAAACCGGTCCAGGATCGAAAAACCAGGGAACATATCGTTCTTCCGAAGGAAACTAAATTCGGTATTGCTCGTAAATATGGAATGACGGTTGAAGAACTGGATGATTTGAACCCGATGGTGGAAATGCTGCAACCGGGAATGATGATTCGCGTAGGTACCAATGTCCTGAAAGACGAACCGGTGATCATTACCGATGAGCGTTTTCGTTTTTATGAAGTTCAGAAACAGGAAACACTTTTCAGTCTATCGCAGCGATTTGGCGTCACACAGGACTCTTTGAAAAGACTAAATCCCGCTCTACAGGATGGCCTGAAATACGGAATGGTGCTGAAGGTGCCGACCAAGGAAAACCCTGATGCTGTTTTGACCAGTAATGACCCCGCGAAAGCTTCGAAAAAAATGGATCTTAAAAACGAGATCCGAAACCGTAGCACCAAGAACATCGCTGTGATGTTACCATATCACACCGAAAAAGTGGAAATAGATTCACTGGCTTCTTATAAAGATTTGATACTGAAAGAGAAAGTCACGCGTGTTTCCCTTGATTTTTACAGTGGAATACTGATGGCTGTGGAAGATGCCGCGAAAATGGGAATTTCCACCAACCTGAAAGTATATGATACGAAGCGAAATCCTGGGGAAGTGGCCAATATTCTGAACATGAACGATTTCTCAGGAACAGATGTGGTAATTGGTCCGCTTGTTAAGCAAACCGCTGAAGCTGCGGCTTCCAGGTTACAGTCTAAGAACATCCCGGTAATTTCACCGCTTTCCAGCAGTGAAATGTACAATTATTCCAACCTTTTCCAGGCGCGTCCAACCGACAAGGTCCTGGAAAATGCCATGCTGGAATATATTGCGAAGAATTCGGCAGGAAAGAATATTATAGTAGTGGCAGATGGCAAGCACTTTAAGGTTCGTGATGAACTCAGCAGCCGCATGCCTTCCGCAAGATTCGTAAGTCCCAGCGACAATTTTGTGGGTGACCAGAAACTCGCCGCGGTGATGGCCGCAGGGCCTAATTGGGTCATTTTGGAATCAGACAATATTAACGTGGTAAGCAGCACAACTGCAGCCCTGAACAGGCTGGCGCGTGAACACGATATTACGCTACTAACTACTGATAAGAATGATGCTTTTGAAAGTGACCTGATCTCGAACAATCACCTGGGAAAACTCAAATTGCATTATCCTTCAGTAGACAAGGAATACAATCTTGAAAGTGATAATGAATTCATTCGCAGGTATCAGGAACGTTTTGGAAACGAACCGGAACGTTTTGCGATGCGTGGCTATGACCTTACCATGGATGTACTATTGAGGCTGGCTTCTTCAGAAGATCTTTACGAGTCTTTTAACCAGTATCCTGGGTACACAGAATATTATGAGAATAAGTTCCATTATATTCCGAATATGAACGGCGGTTTCAGCAATGACGCGGTCTATATCTTACAACTTGATGAACAACTAAATATCAGCGAGGCAAATGGGAATAACTTCTAA
- a CDS encoding OsmC family protein yields MTSKVIYQGNLRTESEHLQSGSKMITDAPVDNHGKGEAFSPTDTVANALATCMITVMGIKAESLGVDLVGTTAEVTKTMSSDPRRISKIEVNVKFPKSYAEKDTKILENTARTCPVLFSLHPDIEKLISFTYP; encoded by the coding sequence ATAACTTCTAAAGTCATTTATCAGGGAAATCTTAGAACCGAATCAGAACACCTGCAAAGCGGTTCCAAAATGATTACAGACGCGCCGGTTGATAACCACGGAAAAGGTGAGGCCTTCTCTCCAACCGATACCGTTGCCAATGCTTTGGCGACCTGTATGATTACGGTAATGGGGATCAAAGCAGAAAGTTTGGGAGTGGACCTGGTTGGTACCACTGCGGAAGTGACTAAAACCATGTCTTCCGATCCCAGGCGTATTTCCAAAATCGAAGTGAACGTGAAGTTCCCAAAATCCTACGCTGAAAAGGATACAAAGATCCTTGAAAATACGGCTAGGACCTGCCCGGTTTTGTTTAGCCTGCATCCAGATATTGAAAAGCTGATTTCTTTCACCTATCCATGA
- a CDS encoding DUF922 domain-containing protein → MIRWQYCLIAIVWFFGSSSSEAQQEKISWSQNRPITWSDFRGAPEENSPYSANVNSGIGYSWSYSTASGEPILVFEVSCSFYPELSWRKATITDADYLLEHERAHFDISELHARKLQQALENYEIGRTVRLDLRRIYQKIESERVAMQERFDKETSHSENRNKELEWQVYIDRELEKLKSFQHQ, encoded by the coding sequence ATGATCCGCTGGCAGTACTGTCTCATCGCGATTGTATGGTTTTTTGGGTCTTCTTCTTCGGAAGCCCAGCAAGAAAAGATCAGCTGGTCCCAGAATCGTCCCATCACATGGAGTGATTTCCGCGGAGCACCGGAAGAAAACAGTCCGTATTCAGCCAATGTAAACTCGGGGATTGGTTACAGCTGGAGCTACAGTACCGCTTCAGGGGAGCCAATACTGGTTTTTGAAGTCAGTTGCAGTTTTTATCCCGAGTTGTCCTGGAGAAAAGCTACTATAACGGATGCCGATTATTTGCTGGAGCATGAACGGGCCCATTTTGATATTTCAGAACTCCATGCCCGAAAATTGCAGCAGGCGCTGGAAAATTATGAAATTGGCCGTACGGTAAGGCTGGATCTTCGGCGGATCTATCAGAAAATAGAATCGGAACGTGTAGCCATGCAGGAGCGATTTGATAAGGAGACTTCGCACAGTGAAAATCGAAATAAAGAATTAGAATGGCAGGTGTATATTGATCGCGAACTGGAAAAGCTGAAATCTTTCCAGCATCAATAA
- a CDS encoding NAD(P)H-dependent flavin oxidoreductase — protein MKQNRITELFNIEHPIIQAGMIWASGWKLASAVSNAGGLGIIGAGSMYPDVLKEHITKCKNATSRPFAVNVPMLYPDIEKLMEIIMEEQVPIVFTSAGNPKIWTKTLQEHGIKVVHVVSSVKFAIKSQEAGVDAVVAEGFEAGGHNGRDETTTFTLIPMVREKISIPLIAAGGIATGRGMLAAMVLGADAVQVGSRFVATPEASSHQNFKDRVVAASEGDTVLTLKELAPVRLLKNKFYEDVQALYAKSPSKEELIDLLGRARAKKGMFEGDLEEGELEIGQVSGLIHDIKPAAAVVQEMIREFEQAKKEVADY, from the coding sequence ATGAAGCAAAATAGAATTACCGAACTTTTCAATATCGAGCATCCTATCATCCAGGCCGGAATGATCTGGGCGAGCGGCTGGAAACTAGCCAGTGCCGTATCTAATGCCGGCGGACTAGGAATTATTGGTGCAGGCTCCATGTACCCCGATGTCCTGAAAGAACATATTACCAAGTGTAAAAATGCGACTTCCAGGCCTTTCGCGGTAAATGTCCCTATGCTTTATCCAGATATTGAAAAGTTAATGGAGATCATTATGGAGGAACAGGTGCCCATCGTATTCACATCGGCTGGAAACCCGAAGATCTGGACCAAAACCCTCCAGGAACACGGAATTAAAGTGGTGCATGTAGTTTCCAGTGTCAAATTTGCCATAAAATCCCAGGAAGCCGGCGTGGATGCTGTAGTCGCTGAAGGTTTTGAAGCAGGCGGTCACAATGGTCGTGATGAAACCACCACTTTCACACTGATCCCAATGGTCCGGGAAAAAATTTCCATTCCATTAATTGCTGCAGGAGGAATTGCCACCGGGCGCGGCATGCTTGCCGCTATGGTTCTGGGAGCCGATGCCGTCCAGGTAGGAAGTCGGTTTGTGGCTACACCTGAAGCATCGTCGCATCAGAATTTTAAAGATCGGGTCGTAGCCGCCAGCGAAGGCGACACCGTGCTGACCCTCAAAGAACTCGCTCCGGTTCGGCTGTTGAAAAATAAATTCTACGAAGACGTCCAGGCCCTGTATGCAAAATCTCCAAGTAAGGAAGAACTTATTGATTTACTGGGAAGAGCACGTGCCAAAAAAGGCATGTTTGAAGGTGACCTGGAAGAAGGGGAACTGGAAATTGGGCAGGTTTCGGGACTTATTCATGATATCAAGCCCGCGGCAGCGGTCGTTCAGGAAATGATCAGGGAATTCGAGCAGGCTAAAAAAGAAGTTGCTGATTATTGA
- a CDS encoding S8 family serine peptidase, whose protein sequence is MLQKLPFLLFFFCCCSFGQQEHAWIYFKDKPSAETALQNPRSILSERALQRKQRFQIPVDFRDIPVEEAYISAVKAENTITVMAKSKWLNCVHVIGEQDAIEELANLQFVQQIEFARDELNERAAFALKQPFSKFGTTEIFDYGYSSDQVEMLETDYLHEQDLTGQNLVIAVLDAGFPNVKQLAAFERMRDKGHLLGGYDFTHRSENFDKPELSNHGTLVLSTMAGYVPGYLIGTAPDADYYLFCTEVAESETPVEESYWVEAAERADSLGVDLINSSLSYSLFDDPGYNYRFEDMNGQTSFVSRGANIATEKGILVVVSAGNSAESTVFPGIGAPADAQVLTVGAVDANRDYVRFSSVGPTSDGRIKPDVMAQGFRCIAANERNEIVQVSGTSFSSPILAGSVASFWQAFPEMTNLEIMDLVKRASSNAQNPDNLIGYGIPNFRMALENTEMNSYFSEEFYVFPNPVSEELYFASPEQHYDVSIYDLTGKLLLYQQNVNKKIDLSGFSRGIYIAKFERQNFRKSLLISKK, encoded by the coding sequence ATGCTGCAAAAACTGCCATTTTTACTATTCTTTTTCTGTTGCTGTTCTTTTGGCCAGCAGGAACATGCCTGGATTTATTTCAAGGATAAACCTTCTGCTGAAACTGCGCTTCAGAATCCGCGTAGCATTCTTTCCGAAAGAGCTTTGCAGCGAAAACAGCGTTTCCAGATTCCTGTTGATTTTCGGGATATCCCGGTGGAAGAAGCCTACATTTCCGCTGTAAAAGCTGAAAATACTATCACAGTAATGGCGAAATCAAAATGGCTGAACTGTGTACATGTCATTGGTGAGCAGGACGCTATCGAGGAACTGGCCAATTTGCAGTTCGTTCAGCAAATCGAATTTGCTCGCGATGAACTGAATGAACGAGCTGCTTTTGCGCTCAAGCAGCCATTTTCCAAATTTGGAACTACTGAAATTTTTGACTACGGCTATTCTTCAGATCAGGTGGAAATGCTGGAAACAGATTATCTTCATGAGCAGGATTTAACCGGTCAAAATTTAGTCATTGCGGTGCTGGATGCCGGTTTTCCCAATGTAAAGCAACTGGCAGCTTTTGAGCGAATGCGTGACAAAGGGCACCTGCTTGGCGGTTATGACTTCACCCATCGTTCAGAAAATTTTGATAAGCCTGAACTGAGCAATCATGGCACACTGGTGCTTTCCACCATGGCCGGTTACGTCCCCGGCTATTTGATTGGCACCGCTCCGGATGCCGATTATTATCTCTTTTGCACGGAAGTAGCCGAATCTGAAACTCCGGTGGAAGAAAGTTACTGGGTGGAAGCGGCAGAAAGAGCCGACAGCCTGGGAGTGGATTTGATCAATTCTTCCCTGAGCTATTCGCTTTTCGACGATCCCGGTTATAATTACCGTTTTGAGGATATGAACGGGCAAACTTCCTTTGTTTCCCGCGGGGCCAATATCGCGACTGAAAAAGGCATTCTAGTGGTTGTTTCCGCAGGAAATAGCGCCGAAAGCACCGTCTTCCCCGGCATTGGCGCTCCCGCTGACGCGCAGGTACTTACCGTGGGCGCGGTAGATGCAAACAGGGATTATGTTCGTTTCAGCTCTGTAGGGCCAACTTCAGACGGTCGCATAAAACCTGATGTCATGGCACAGGGCTTTCGATGTATTGCCGCCAATGAGCGCAACGAGATCGTGCAGGTAAGCGGCACTTCGTTCTCCTCTCCTATCCTCGCGGGTTCGGTAGCCAGTTTCTGGCAGGCCTTTCCGGAAATGACCAATCTGGAGATCATGGATCTGGTAAAACGAGCTTCTTCAAATGCTCAAAATCCCGATAACCTCATCGGCTACGGAATCCCGAATTTCAGGATGGCGCTTGAAAATACCGAAATGAACAGCTATTTTTCTGAAGAGTTCTATGTTTTTCCGAATCCCGTTTCCGAAGAACTCTATTTCGCCAGCCCGGAACAACATTATGACGTTTCAATTTATGACCTTACCGGGAAATTATTGCTGTACCAGCAGAACGTAAATAAGAAAATTGACCTTTCAGGCTTTTCCAGGGGAATTTATATTGCTAAGTTTGAACGACAGAATTTTAGAAAATCCCTGTTGATATCCAAAAAATGA
- the mnmA gene encoding tRNA 2-thiouridine(34) synthase MnmA gives MKKVVVGLSGGVDSSVSAYLLKEQGYEVIGLFMKNWHDDSVTISDECPWLDDSNDAMMVAEKLGIPFQTVDLSEEYKERIVDYMFNEYEKGRTPNPDVLCNREIKFDVFLKIALSLGADYVATGHYCRKATIEKDGETYYQLLAGKDKNKDQSYFLCQLTQEQLSKTLFPIGELEKVEVRKIAAEQELVTAGKKDSQGLCFIGKVRLPDFLQQKLKPKEGVIVEVPANTEIFSEETERAFDSKIEELEHLSKKYKYHQTDGKVVGQHQGAHYFTKGQRKGLAVGGTPEPLFVIDTDVEENVIYTGQGKDHPGIYRKALFINPEEVHWIRRDLAIKADEELKVLARIRYRQPLQEATLYQTENGMYVVFEEEQASITEGQFVAWYNQEEELLGSGVIS, from the coding sequence ATGAAAAAAGTTGTTGTAGGACTTTCAGGAGGAGTAGATTCTAGTGTTTCGGCCTATTTGCTAAAAGAGCAGGGTTACGAAGTGATCGGGCTGTTTATGAAGAACTGGCACGATGATTCGGTTACGATTTCAGATGAATGCCCCTGGCTGGACGACAGCAACGACGCCATGATGGTGGCTGAAAAATTGGGTATCCCGTTTCAAACCGTCGACCTCAGCGAGGAATATAAGGAGCGCATCGTAGATTATATGTTCAATGAATACGAAAAAGGCCGTACGCCTAATCCCGATGTTCTCTGTAACCGCGAGATCAAATTTGACGTGTTCTTGAAGATCGCTCTTTCACTTGGCGCTGATTACGTGGCTACTGGCCACTATTGCCGTAAGGCTACGATCGAAAAAGACGGGGAAACCTATTACCAGCTGCTGGCCGGAAAAGACAAAAACAAAGACCAGTCTTACTTCCTCTGCCAGCTCACTCAGGAACAGCTCTCTAAAACGCTTTTCCCTATTGGGGAATTAGAAAAAGTGGAAGTTCGTAAAATTGCTGCGGAACAGGAACTGGTTACCGCCGGAAAGAAAGATTCCCAGGGACTTTGTTTCATCGGAAAAGTGCGGCTGCCAGATTTTCTTCAGCAGAAATTGAAACCAAAAGAAGGCGTGATCGTAGAAGTTCCCGCCAATACCGAAATTTTTTCTGAAGAAACCGAACGGGCTTTTGACTCCAAAATCGAGGAATTGGAGCATCTTTCCAAAAAATACAAATATCATCAAACCGACGGAAAAGTGGTGGGTCAGCATCAGGGCGCTCATTATTTTACCAAAGGCCAACGTAAGGGTCTTGCTGTGGGCGGGACACCAGAACCACTTTTCGTAATTGATACCGATGTGGAAGAGAACGTGATCTACACCGGCCAGGGTAAGGATCATCCCGGGATCTACCGCAAGGCGCTGTTTATAAACCCGGAAGAGGTGCACTGGATTCGTCGCGACCTTGCTATCAAAGCCGATGAGGAACTGAAAGTACTCGCCAGGATTCGTTATCGCCAGCCGCTGCAGGAAGCCACTCTCTACCAGACAGAGAACGGCATGTACGTGGTTTTTGAAGAAGAACAGGCATCGATCACCGAAGGCCAGTTTGTAGCCTGGTATAATCAGGAAGAAGAACTGCTTGGATCCGGAGTAATTTCGTAA
- a CDS encoding lipocalin family protein, with the protein MKKILFMFLAATMITACSKDDDSPKTDGDEPILGQWFLIDARAGSVNNTLTECQQQSSITFNEDGSAQSEYYEETEGTCNLESSEEGTWMHNSDGTYTIDAPIYGEITGTANFEGSTGFTFTSPDLAPIVLVFEK; encoded by the coding sequence ATGAAAAAGATCCTATTTATGTTTTTGGCAGCAACGATGATCACTGCCTGTAGTAAAGATGACGATTCACCAAAGACTGACGGTGATGAACCAATTCTGGGCCAGTGGTTTTTGATTGATGCTCGCGCCGGCAGTGTGAATAACACGCTTACTGAATGTCAGCAACAATCTTCAATTACTTTCAATGAAGATGGTTCCGCCCAATCTGAATATTACGAAGAAACCGAAGGAACCTGTAATCTGGAATCTTCAGAAGAAGGAACATGGATGCACAATTCAGACGGTACGTACACCATTGATGCACCGATTTATGGAGAGATCACCGGTACCGCTAATTTCGAAGGTTCCACAGGATTTACCTTTACCAGCCCGGACCTGGCTCCTATAGTTTTAGTTTTTGAAAAATAA
- a CDS encoding toxin-antitoxin system YwqK family antitoxin: MNKHKLNLIILLLLSFSVLGQVNQKDVNGKRHGKWQVNFEGTTNPKFEGNFDHGQRTGVFKFYKKGFYEHPSAIMDFGNGQDSVSVTYYTQTGKPISQGKMIDRLREGKWTYFHQMNDSVMMIEHYKNDKLNGFQETFYPDGKLAEKTHYVMGVMDGSSQIFAKNGQVLKDLHYSEGELDGKAVYYNPRGEMQMEGSYRKGSKTGIWKYYEDGKVTEQNYDSKK; this comes from the coding sequence ATGAATAAACACAAGTTAAATTTAATCATTCTATTACTACTGTCTTTCAGTGTGTTAGGTCAGGTAAATCAAAAAGATGTCAACGGAAAAAGGCACGGGAAATGGCAGGTCAATTTTGAAGGAACCACCAATCCCAAATTCGAAGGAAACTTTGATCATGGCCAGCGAACAGGTGTTTTTAAATTCTATAAAAAAGGTTTTTACGAACATCCTTCGGCGATCATGGATTTTGGAAACGGCCAGGATTCAGTGAGTGTCACCTACTACACCCAAACGGGGAAACCAATCAGCCAGGGAAAAATGATCGATCGCCTAAGAGAAGGAAAATGGACGTATTTCCACCAGATGAATGACAGTGTCATGATGATCGAGCACTATAAAAATGATAAGTTAAATGGATTTCAGGAAACCTTTTATCCCGATGGAAAGCTGGCAGAAAAAACCCATTATGTCATGGGCGTCATGGATGGCAGCAGCCAGATCTTTGCAAAAAATGGCCAGGTTCTGAAAGATCTGCATTATTCCGAAGGTGAACTGGATGGAAAAGCGGTGTATTACAATCCTCGCGGCGAAATGCAAATGGAAGGCTCCTACCGCAAAGGCAGCAAAACCGGAATCTGGAAATACTATGAAGACGGAAAAGTTACTGAGCAGAACTATGACTCAAAAAAATAA